One Pseudomonadota bacterium genomic region harbors:
- a CDS encoding helix-turn-helix domain-containing protein encodes MIEAKPASRQFSPSQVALALGVSESSLKRWCDHGVLKTTKTPGGHRKITLRSVLEYLRASQTELVRPELLGLPAGLHQIAETRCASQALRSGLVRGDGMQVRGIVLGSHLAGTTMTELGDEVIAPAFVELGELWASHKLEVYRERRACELTLRALHEMVGYLPDPQQGAPLAIGGTPEGDVYQLPTTLIELVLRAMGWRAQSLGSGHPGPTLHAALIDVAPRLFWLSVSHVQDAAALAATCRELESAAARLGATFVVGGRGLDEKLRSRLAYTAHCDQLKHLESLARSLWQVA; translated from the coding sequence ATGATCGAGGCCAAGCCCGCTTCCAGACAGTTCTCGCCGTCCCAGGTGGCCCTCGCGCTGGGCGTGAGCGAGTCGTCGCTCAAGCGCTGGTGCGATCATGGCGTCCTGAAGACGACCAAGACGCCGGGCGGACACCGGAAGATCACGCTGCGCTCGGTGCTCGAGTACCTGCGAGCGAGCCAAACCGAGCTCGTGCGACCGGAGCTGTTGGGCTTGCCTGCGGGGCTGCACCAGATCGCCGAGACGCGGTGCGCTTCGCAAGCGCTACGCTCGGGCCTGGTTCGGGGCGATGGCATGCAGGTGCGAGGCATCGTGCTGGGCTCGCACCTGGCGGGCACGACCATGACCGAGCTCGGCGACGAAGTAATCGCTCCGGCTTTCGTGGAGCTGGGCGAGCTATGGGCGTCGCACAAGCTCGAGGTCTATCGGGAGCGACGTGCCTGCGAGCTGACGCTGCGCGCCCTGCACGAGATGGTCGGGTACCTTCCCGACCCGCAGCAGGGGGCTCCGCTCGCCATCGGCGGCACGCCGGAGGGCGACGTGTATCAACTGCCCACGACGCTGATCGAGCTCGTGCTGCGAGCGATGGGGTGGAGGGCTCAGTCGCTTGGCAGCGGCCATCCGGGCCCTACGCTGCACGCGGCGCTGATCGATGTCGCGCCTCGCTTGTTCTGGCTGAGCGTGAGCCACGTGCAGGACGCGGCAGCCCTCGCAGCTACCTGCAGAGAGCTCGAGAGCGCGGCCGCGCGGCTGGGCGCGACGTTCGTTGTAGGTGGGCGAGGGCTCGATGAGAAACTGCGATCGCGCCTCGCCTACACTGC